From Heteronotia binoei isolate CCM8104 ecotype False Entrance Well chromosome 3, APGP_CSIRO_Hbin_v1, whole genome shotgun sequence, a single genomic window includes:
- the LOC132569062 gene encoding myb/SANT-like DNA-binding domain-containing protein 7: protein MAAARGLSWRRHETLDLLAIWGERRIQIALRQSHRNIDLYEEIATEMRSRGHNRTAQECRNKTKALRLEYKKVVGLNAKSGQDRKTCPFYEEIDAILHGDADVWPKRVTQSSDAPEPRSPEEPNAPAPTETTETLLLFTGPTGDETVQVEATDGADVVYLVSEIVDGSLEDSDQTQIEVLLQGEPRSEAAGVHTAEGHVAVMDKGSAGDGIPPGAIMAELSPKSRLALIKARHKKVSAIQRVGETLATQIRKENALMLEAGRAEHQDFMAEMRASREAEMALMQEERAARESNSALVLAAVNCLRDLSNTMVPLAQAIGARYSSLGGTPRRTLLEGSQASPAMGDDDSQNAAPQRTVSSSQQRSRRAAKRKIPYSPPEQ, encoded by the exons ATGGCTGCTGCACGAGGTCTTTCGTGGAGGAGGCATGAGACGCTGGATCTGCTTGCCATCTGGGGCGAGCGAAGGATCCAGATAGCCTTAAGGCAGTCTCACAGGAACATCGACCTGTACGAGGAGATTGCTACCGAGATGCGTTCCCGCGGTCACAACAGGACCGCGCAGGAGTGCCGTAACAAGACGAAAGCCCTTCGTCTAGAATACAAGAAGGTGGTCGGGCTCAATGCTAAGTCAGGGCAAGATAGGAAGACCTGCCCGTTTTATGAAGAGATTGATGCCATACTCCATGGGGATGCAGATGTGTGGCCCAAAAGGGTAACACAGAGCTCTGATGCTCCGGAGCCCCGCAGCCCCGAAGAACCCAATGCACCCGCACCGACTGAAACGACTGAAACTCTACTTCTTTTCACGGGACCGACTGGAGATGAgacggtgcaagtggaggcgacCGATGGCGCAG ATGTTGTGTACCTTGTTTCAGAAATTGTGGATGGCTCATTGGAAGACAGCGACCAAACCCAAATCGAGGTTCTACTGCAGGGAG AACCAAGAAGTGAAGCTGCTGGAGTTCACACAGCCGAGGGACACGTTGCAGTCATGGATAAGGGCAGTGCCGGGGATG GTATTCCGCCTGGAGCAATAATGGCGGAGTTGTCACCCAAATCCCGGCTGGCTCTCATCAAGGCACGCCACAAGAAGGTGTCTGCCATACAGAGAGTGGGGGAGACACTGGCAACCCAAATTAGAAAGGAAAACGCATTAATGCTTGAGGCTGGAAGAGCGGAGCACCAAGACTTCATGGCTGAGATGCGGGCATCCCGAGAGGCGGAAATGGCTCTCATGCAAGAGGAAAGGGCGGCCAGGGAAAGCAACAGTGCTCTTGTGCTCGCTGCGGTGAACTGCCTGAGGGACCTTTCAAACACAATGGTTCCTCTTGCACAAGCCATAGGTGCGAGATATTCCTCCCTTGGTGGTACACCAAGGCGTACACTCCTTGAGGGCAGTCAAGCATCGCCTGCAATGGGTGATGATGATTCCCAAAACGCTGCACCACAGAGGACTGTGTCCAGCAGTCAGCAGAGGTCACGTAGGGCCGCAAAGAGGAAGATTCCATATTCGCCTCCAGAACAGTGA
- the LOC132568927 gene encoding putative nuclease HARBI1, translating to MSRATFQWLVDELREQLTRSDTDMRTAVSVEERVAVALWWFANTTNYRLVGNQFGLARSTVAGIVAEVALAMELKLLKKMVHLGPHEQIIAGFAAMGFPQAVGAVDGCHVAIRAPPGQANEYINRKKFYSVLLQGTVDHRGRFTDVVIGHSGKNHDAHVLRCSNLIDLMDAGVWVRGNPTITINGVHVPPVILADSAYPLRRWLMTPYGGHVGPQELRFNTVHSRCRNVVERAFGRLKARWRCIGTLLPVQQENINSVIAACVILHNLCEERGHAAPDESVNSNNSTVANDEVEPDPPLDDERQLQEGRRVRAAITTLIWERRGRRR from the exons ATGTCGAG GGCTACATTCCAGTGGCTGGTGGACGAGCTTCGTGAGCAACTCACAAGATCGGACACGGATATGCGCACAGCAGTATCAGTGGAGGAACGTGTCGCGGTGGCATTGTGGTGGTTTGCAAACACTACCAACTACCGCTTGGTTGGCAATCAGTTTGGTCTCGCACGTTCGACAGTGGCAGGCATTGTTGCAGAGGTGGCACTTGCAATGGAGCTAAAGCTGCTGAAGAAAATGGTGCATTTGGGACCACATGAACAG ATTATTGCTGGGTTTGCAGCCATGGGATTCCCGCAAGCCGTTGGGGCCGTGGATGGATGTCATGTGGCGATACGGGCCCCCCCGGGGCAGGCGAATGAATATATCAACAGGAAGAAGTTCTATTCGGTACTGCTGCAGGGCACCGTTGACCATCGCGGACGATTCACTGACGTTGTGATTGGGCACAGCGGGAAAAATCACGATGCTCACGTTCTGCGTTGCTCTAACCTTATAGACCTAATGGATGCGGGGGTTTGGGTGCGAGGAAACCCCACAATCACCATAAACGGTGTACATGTGCCTCCTGTCATTCTTGCGGACTCTGCATATCCTTTAAGACGCTGGCTGATGACACCATATGGTGGCCATGTAGGCCCACAAGAGCTTCGTTTCAACACTGTGCACAGTCGTTGTCGCAACGTGGTGGAAAGGGCGTTTGGTCGTCTAAAGGCGCGTTGGAGATGCATTGGGACTCTTCTACCAGTGCAGCAggagaacattaattcagttatagcCGCATGCGTCATCTTACACAACCTGTGTGAGGAACGTGGGCACGCTGCACCTGACGAATCGGTGAACTCAAATAACAGCACTGTGGCCAATGACGAGGTGGAGCCTGACCCACCGCTCGATGATGAAAGACAGCTGCAGGAGGGAAGGCGGGTCAGAGCTGCCATAACAACACTGATTTGGGAACGTCGTGGACGACGGAGATAA